One part of the Gemmatimonas sp. genome encodes these proteins:
- a CDS encoding GNAT family N-acetyltransferase, whose translation MTQADGMLPNHASASSAQAVTYALRDAHHDDLGWIVRTHGSLYAREYGWDARFEALVAAVTNGFAAQHDPQRERCWIAEFQGARVGSVMIVQHPERVHVAKLRLLLVLPEARGLGIGKRLVRLCTDFCTQAGYTTISLWTNSVLHTARALYEAEGYRLVHREPHQLFGEGLLGETWERAL comes from the coding sequence GTGACGCAGGCTGATGGCATGTTGCCCAATCATGCTTCCGCGTCGTCCGCACAGGCAGTCACATACGCGTTGCGTGATGCGCACCACGATGACCTCGGGTGGATCGTGCGCACGCACGGGAGTCTGTACGCCCGCGAGTACGGTTGGGACGCACGCTTCGAGGCGTTGGTCGCGGCGGTGACCAACGGCTTTGCGGCGCAGCATGATCCGCAGCGCGAACGCTGCTGGATTGCCGAGTTCCAGGGGGCACGCGTGGGGTCGGTGATGATCGTGCAGCACCCGGAGCGGGTCCACGTGGCCAAACTGCGGCTGCTGCTCGTGCTCCCCGAGGCGCGCGGGCTGGGTATCGGGAAGCGGCTGGTGCGACTGTGCACCGACTTCTGCACGCAGGCGGGATACACCACCATTTCACTCTGGACGAACAGCGTGCTGCACACGGCGCGGGCCCTGTACGAGGCCGAGGGATATCGGCTGGTGCACCGTGAACCACACCAGTTGTTCGGCGAGGGGCTGCTGGGGGAGACGTGGGAGCGCGCGCTGTGA
- a CDS encoding DUF533 domain-containing protein, whose product MLDANKLLAQFLGTNTSGSLRQAGGAAKQQLDSVGLGGFGGGAAVGGLLGLMLGGKKLKKMGTGALGYGGAAIAGALAYRAYQSWQQGKAAATAPVATAADTGQVAREFVVDAYPAADGRPFQLALIQAMIAAANADGHIDATEQRALFEQVEKLGLDAESKAFVFDALARPADPAAIAASARGIEQASELYLVSRLAIDVDHPAERAYLAALSHKLQLPAELVAHLDRQAEGEP is encoded by the coding sequence ATGCTCGACGCCAACAAGCTGCTTGCACAATTTCTGGGCACCAACACCTCCGGCTCGCTCCGTCAGGCGGGTGGCGCGGCCAAACAGCAGCTCGACTCCGTGGGGTTGGGCGGGTTTGGCGGCGGGGCCGCCGTGGGAGGGCTGTTGGGCCTCATGCTTGGCGGCAAGAAACTCAAGAAGATGGGCACGGGGGCGTTGGGCTATGGCGGCGCGGCGATTGCCGGCGCGCTGGCCTACAGGGCCTATCAGAGCTGGCAGCAAGGGAAGGCGGCCGCCACGGCGCCGGTCGCCACGGCGGCCGATACGGGGCAGGTGGCGCGGGAGTTCGTGGTGGACGCTTATCCTGCCGCTGACGGGCGGCCGTTTCAGCTGGCGCTCATTCAGGCGATGATCGCGGCCGCCAACGCCGACGGGCATATCGATGCCACCGAACAGCGGGCGCTCTTCGAGCAGGTCGAAAAGCTAGGGCTCGACGCGGAGAGCAAGGCCTTCGTGTTCGACGCTCTGGCGCGTCCGGCCGACCCGGCGGCCATTGCGGCGTCGGCGCGCGGAATCGAACAGGCGAGTGAACTGTATCTGGTATCGCGGCTGGCCATCGATGTGGATCACCCCGCCGAGCGTGCCTATCTGGCGGCACTGAGTCACAAGCTGCAGCTGCCGGCAGAGTTGGTCGCACATCTGGACCGTCAGGCCGAGGGCGAGCCCTGA
- a CDS encoding efflux RND transporter periplasmic adaptor subunit, with protein MSSRRRGRAGGGCVAELRADFNDRVKRGQLIARIDPILQSQAFQNAEAGLARAEAQLAQAKEEFERTSSLHDEKIVTETEFNSARTNHALARSNLATARIALERAKQNLAYTSIYAPINGVVIERPFDVGQTVAASLSAPKLFVLANDLRVVSCTVVVIVDNPDGSPAAGDDRHGAVPHWRSDARTHGAQHGAALPAAVRGRGLRRQYACAERHIEHRLGRGVRRYLYGGAELDLRRIMPLWCPSTAVVISRSKASTEEGAFRQDGPQGCRRASLPCAWSPRRRGRALRRRSR; from the coding sequence ATCTCGTCGCGGCGGCGGGGGCGTGCTGGAGGTGGCTGCGTTGCGGAGCTGCGCGCCGACTTCAACGACCGTGTGAAGCGAGGGCAGCTCATCGCGCGCATCGATCCGATCCTGCAGAGCCAGGCCTTCCAAAACGCCGAGGCCGGGCTGGCCCGCGCCGAGGCGCAGCTGGCGCAAGCCAAGGAGGAGTTCGAGCGCACCTCGTCGCTCCACGACGAGAAGATCGTGACGGAAACGGAGTTCAACAGCGCACGCACCAACCACGCCCTGGCGCGCAGCAACCTCGCGACGGCGCGCATCGCCCTCGAGCGGGCCAAGCAGAACCTTGCCTACACCAGCATCTACGCCCCCATCAATGGCGTGGTGATCGAGCGCCCGTTCGATGTGGGCCAGACGGTCGCGGCCAGCCTCTCGGCGCCGAAGCTGTTCGTGCTTGCGAACGATCTCCGGGTGGTGAGTTGCACGGTGGTTGTCATAGTGGACAACCCCGACGGTAGCCCTGCTGCCGGGGATGACCGCCACGGTGCAGTTCCTCACTGGCGAAGCGACGCACGTACTCACGGTGCCCAACATGGCGCTGCGCTTCCGGCCGCCGTCCGCGGCCGGGGACTCCGCCGCCAGTACGCATGCGCCGAGCGCCATATCGAGCATCGCTTGGGGCGTGGAGTGCGCCGGTACCTCTACGGTGGGGCGGAACTCGATCTCCGTCGCATCATGCCGCTGTGGTGCCCATCGACGGCAGTCGTGATCTCACGGAGCAAGGCCAGCACGGAGGAAGGGGCCTTCCGACAGGACGGCCCGCAAGGATGTCGTCGAGCGAGCCTTCCTTGCGCTTGGTCTCCCCGTCGTAGAGGCCGTGCACTTCGGAGAAGATCACGGTGA
- a CDS encoding erythromycin esterase family protein: MAMHGARDHDLVQALRRTVHPLHGAEDDFAVVLARALRADLVLLGEASHGTHEYYRIRAELTKRLIREGHVTAILIEADWPDAWRVHRYVTARPDADALATDALAGFTRFPQWMWRNADMLDFVGWLRTHNEQLPPPERVGIFGLDLYSLHASIAALVDYLDTIDPDAADRARERYRCLDAGGADPQRYGRLVTLGLREDCEQQVVAQLVEMQRHADAFLRRDGLIAAEDRFFAEQNARLIRNAEHYHRALFGHPALSWNVRDRHMMETVQSLRAFLQAEQRHGALVLWAHNSHLGDTRATEMHELGEVNVGQLVRQAFGRAACLVGFTGYVGSVTASDTWGGTARCMRVSPAHPGSYEALFHEVASGGPAPNFTVDLTRSDATTALLNVPRLERAIGVLYRPATERQSHYFHARLPEQFDFVLHYDRTRAVEPLEHAGTWSPSALPETYPTAL, encoded by the coding sequence CGATCTCGTGCAGGCGTTGCGACGCACGGTGCACCCGCTGCACGGGGCCGAGGACGACTTCGCCGTGGTACTGGCCCGCGCGCTCCGTGCGGACCTCGTGCTGCTGGGCGAAGCATCGCACGGGACGCACGAGTACTATCGCATTCGGGCCGAGCTCACCAAGCGGCTCATCCGCGAGGGACACGTGACGGCCATTCTCATCGAAGCCGACTGGCCCGACGCGTGGCGGGTGCATCGCTACGTGACCGCACGACCGGATGCCGACGCGCTGGCCACCGATGCGCTGGCCGGCTTCACCCGGTTTCCGCAGTGGATGTGGCGCAACGCCGACATGCTCGACTTCGTGGGGTGGCTGCGCACCCACAACGAGCAACTGCCACCGCCGGAACGCGTGGGCATCTTCGGACTCGACCTGTACAGCCTGCACGCATCGATCGCGGCACTCGTGGACTACCTCGACACCATCGATCCCGATGCCGCCGATCGCGCCAGGGAACGCTATCGGTGTCTCGATGCCGGCGGTGCCGACCCGCAGCGCTATGGCCGGCTGGTCACGCTGGGGCTGAGGGAGGACTGCGAACAGCAGGTCGTCGCGCAACTGGTCGAAATGCAGCGGCACGCGGATGCCTTCCTCCGGCGTGACGGGCTGATCGCCGCCGAGGATCGATTCTTCGCCGAGCAGAACGCCCGCCTCATCCGCAACGCAGAACACTACCATCGCGCGCTGTTCGGTCATCCGGCGCTGTCCTGGAATGTACGGGACCGCCACATGATGGAGACCGTGCAGTCGCTGCGCGCCTTTCTGCAGGCCGAGCAGCGACATGGGGCACTCGTGCTGTGGGCGCACAACTCGCACCTTGGCGATACCCGCGCCACCGAGATGCACGAACTCGGCGAGGTGAACGTCGGGCAACTCGTTCGGCAGGCCTTCGGCCGGGCCGCATGTCTCGTGGGCTTCACCGGCTACGTCGGCTCGGTCACCGCATCCGACACGTGGGGGGGGACGGCACGGTGCATGCGGGTCAGCCCGGCACACCCCGGCAGCTACGAGGCGCTGTTTCACGAGGTCGCGAGCGGTGGCCCTGCCCCCAACTTCACGGTGGACCTCACCCGCAGCGACGCCACCACCGCACTCCTCAACGTGCCGCGCCTGGAACGGGCAATCGGCGTGCTCTACCGACCGGCGACCGAGCGGCAAAGCCATTACTTCCACGCGCGGCTCCCCGAGCAGTTCGACTTCGTCCTGCACTACGACCGGACACGGGCGGTCGAACCGCTCGAGCACGCCGGAACGTGGTCGCCGTCGGCACTCCCCGAGACCTATCCGACGGCGCTGTAA